The window TGGACTTGGCAATTTCAGTCAGGGCCGGGCGATGTTCCGGGTGAATCGCGCAGCGGTAACCGTCAAGCAATCCGGCGCGTCCGAGAAACCACGCGCCGTTCCACAAACCGGCGAGGGACACGCCCCGCTCCGCCGCCGCTCGCAACAGGCTGGTCAGTTCATCCGTTGCCTTCAGCTCGGTTCGATACCCGCCGCACACCACCAGCAGATCCAGATCAGCCAGCGCGGCCAGATCAATCCGTGCGTCCGGGCGAATGACCAAGCCCAGATCACTGACCACCTCACCCTCACCCAATCCGAACGTACGCGAAGCAAACAGCTCTGCCCGCAACAGATTGGCGGTGATGATCGTGTCCAGCGCCTGAGTAAAGGCCGGCAGCGAAAAGTGTTCGAGCAGCAGGAAACCGGTGCGGGTCATGCGGGTGTCAGCGGATTGCTCATTCAGATAGCGGAGGTTTTTCCCCTTCATGCCTCCGCTGAATTGGCGTCGTTCGATCAAGGTCAGGTCCATCGGTCATGTTGTTATCCGCCGATAGTTGGCCTGATCCGCCTCAGAGTCAATCACGCCTGTGGCTGATGGCTCGTGACGCAGTGAATACCGCCGCCTCCGGCCGCAATCGCATCAATGTTGAGCTGGACGATTTCACGATCCGGGTACAGCTCGGACAACAGGTCAAACGCCTTTTTGTCCGCCGCTTTGTCGCCGAATTCCGGCGCGATGATCGCGCCATTGATCACGAAGTAATTGATGTACCCGGCGGCAAAGTCAGCGTTGTCCTTGTTGAACTTGCTCTTGCGCGGCTTCAGTGGCGGCGAAATCGTGTGGATCTGCAATTTACGCCCGTCGGCATCGGTGGCGTTCTTGAGAATTTCCAGGTGCGCCAGCGTGACCTTGTGATCGTAGGACTCAGGGTCGGTGTCGAGGTTGGCGAGCACCACGCCGGGCTTGATGAAGCGCGCATAGAAATCGACGTGGGCATCGGTGATGTCTTTGTTCTTGATCCCCGGCAGCCAGATGATTTTGCGCAGGCCCAGACGTTCCTTCAATTCGGCCTCGACATCAGCCTTGCTCCAGTCCGGGTTACGGTTGCTGTTGATCCAGCTGCTCTCGGTCATTATCCCGGTGCCATGGCCATCGACTTCGATGCCGCCGCCCTCGCCCACCAGTTCGCTGCGCTGATAGGTCGCTTGCGCATCGGCGGCCACAAGTCGGGCGATTTTCGCGTCTTTGCTGTGCTGCTGTTTGTTGCCCCAGCCGCTGAAGTTGAAGTCCACGGCACCGAGGCCGCCCCTGTCGTCGATGACGAAATTGGCGCTGATGTCGCGCATCCAGATGTCATCGAGTGCAGCGGTGACATAAGTGATGTTGCGTGTGCCGCAGAATTCTTCGGCGATGCTGCGCTCGTTCTGGCGGCAGAACACGGTGACCGGTTCAAACCGGGCGATGGCGCGGGCAATGCGGCCGAGCGCTTCCTGGGCATCCTCGGTGAAGTCCTCCCAGATTGCATCCTGTGCGCCGAAGGCGATGTAGGCGCGCTCGTGTTTATCGCCCTCGTCGGGCATGAACCAGCGGCCCTGCGCAGCGGCGAACACTGTGCGCGGCGACAGGCCGAGGCCCATCACCGCTGCACTGACACCGGCAACCACCGAGGCCTGTTTGATGAAATCGCGACGAGTCGTCATGTGTACATTTCCTGAATATCGGTGAAGGCCGGCGCTTGCTCGCCGGCCGTGAATCATTGGCGGGTGGCGGTTTTGAATTTGGTCCAGGTGCGCATACGCGCTCGCATGTCGGCCTGGGAAATGTCCTTGCCGGTAATCAACCGAGCATAGGTCGCTTCGTCGAGGTAGATGTCCGGGTTGTCGCGCATCACCGCATCGACACTTGCCCGCGCCTTGGCGCTGGATGTCGGGTAACCGGTGGCATTGCTAATCGCCGCCATGTTCTCCGGGCGCATGACGAAGTTGATGAACGCATAGGCGTATTCCGGGTGTCGGGCGTCCACGGGAATGGCCATGGTGTCCATCCAGATCGTCGTGCCCTCACGCGGCACTCGATACTGAAATTTGGTGTGCTTGCCGGCGCTGTCCGAGGTGCGTTGCGCCTGGGTCATGTCGCCGCTGTAACCGAGGGACAGGCACAGATTGCCATTGACCAGATCGGTCACCGGTTGCGACTGGAACTTGCGAATGTACGGCCGCAGTTTCATCAGCAAATCACTCGCTGCCGCCAGATCCGCCGGTTTGGCGCTGCGCGGATCGCGGCCGAGGTAATTGAGCACGACGGCGAGCACTTCGTCCGGCGAGTCGATCACCGAGATCCCGCAGTTGGCGAATTTAGCCGCCAGTTCTGGTTTGAACAGCATGTCCAGGCTGTTGACCGGCGCATCGGCCATGCGCTGTTTGATCTGCTCCTCGTTGTAGGTCAGGCCGATGGTGCCCCAGGTGTACGGCACCGTGGCTTTTTGCGAGTGCTCGTAGTGGCTGCGCAATTTCTGCAAACCGGGCTCGATGTCATCCATTGCCGTCAGCTTCGCTTGATCCAGCGGCATCAGGCTGCCGGCGCGCACGAGGCGCTCGGCCACGGTGTCGCCGGGGAAGATCAGGTCGTAACCGCTGCCGCCGGACAGCATCTTCGCCTCTAGCGTTTCGCTGCCATCGAGAACGTCGTAGATCACCTTGATCCCGGTTTCGGCGGTGAAACGGCTCAGGGTGTCTTCGGCAAAATAATCGGCCCAGTTGTACAGCCGCAGGGTCTTGTCTTCGGCATGCAGTGACGGCATGAAGCAGGTCAGTGCCAGGCCTATCGCGCCGAGCCAGCGTTTGTGGTGGGTAACCATAATCAAACCCCTTGAGTGTTCCAGCGTGCATGGAGGTGACGACCGTCCTGACTCAGCAGCGGCCCGTACATGTCCGGGCGACGATCGCGGTAGATGCCCCAGTTCAAACGCTCTTCGCGCATGGCGGCCAGATCGAGGCTGTGCAGCAGCACGCCGGTGCTGTCGCGGTCGGCTGCGGCGAGCAATTGGCCCTTGTGATCGCTGATGAACGATGAGCCGTAGAAGCTCATTTGCAGGCTCGGATCGGTAGTCGCGACTTCTCGGCCAACTCGATTCGATGCCACCACCGGCAGTAGATTGGCGGCGGCGTGGCCGCGCATGGTCATCTGCCAATGGTCGCGGGAATCCAGCGTCGCGCAGCCCGGTTCAGAGCCGATAGCCGTCGGGTAGAGCAAGACTTCCGCACCCATCAACGCCAGGCACCGCGCCGTTTCCGGGAACCACTGATCCCAACAGATGCCGACGCCGAGGCGGCCAAACGCGGTGTCCCAGACTCTGAAACCGGTGTCGCCGGGGCTGAAATATTCCTTTTCCTGATAGCCGATGGCGTTGGGGATGTGGGTCTTGCGATACACCCCCAACAGGCGCCCGTCAGCATCGGCCACGCTTAGCGAATTGAAGTAGGCATTACCGGCCTTCTCGAACCAGCTCAGCGGCAACACCACGCCCAGCTCCCGGGCCAGTGCGGCGAAGCGATCCAGCACGCGGCTGTCGCGATACTCCTCGGCCAGCGCCATGTGTTTATG of the Pseudomonas sp. Seg1 genome contains:
- the aguB gene encoding N-carbamoylputrescine amidase; this encodes MTLLTIATTQMPCTWDLPGNLDQAERLVREAAGKGAQVILLQELFATPYFCIEQNHKHMALAEEYRDSRVLDRFAALARELGVVLPLSWFEKAGNAYFNSLSVADADGRLLGVYRKTHIPNAIGYQEKEYFSPGDTGFRVWDTAFGRLGVGICWDQWFPETARCLALMGAEVLLYPTAIGSEPGCATLDSRDHWQMTMRGHAAANLLPVVASNRVGREVATTDPSLQMSFYGSSFISDHKGQLLAAADRDSTGVLLHSLDLAAMREERLNWGIYRDRRPDMYGPLLSQDGRHLHARWNTQGV
- a CDS encoding extracellular solute-binding protein translates to MVTHHKRWLGAIGLALTCFMPSLHAEDKTLRLYNWADYFAEDTLSRFTAETGIKVIYDVLDGSETLEAKMLSGGSGYDLIFPGDTVAERLVRAGSLMPLDQAKLTAMDDIEPGLQKLRSHYEHSQKATVPYTWGTIGLTYNEEQIKQRMADAPVNSLDMLFKPELAAKFANCGISVIDSPDEVLAVVLNYLGRDPRSAKPADLAAASDLLMKLRPYIRKFQSQPVTDLVNGNLCLSLGYSGDMTQAQRTSDSAGKHTKFQYRVPREGTTIWMDTMAIPVDARHPEYAYAFINFVMRPENMAAISNATGYPTSSAKARASVDAVMRDNPDIYLDEATYARLITGKDISQADMRARMRTWTKFKTATRQ
- a CDS encoding GlxA family transcriptional regulator translates to MDLTLIERRQFSGGMKGKNLRYLNEQSADTRMTRTGFLLLEHFSLPAFTQALDTIITANLLRAELFASRTFGLGEGEVVSDLGLVIRPDARIDLAALADLDLLVVCGGYRTELKATDELTSLLRAAAERGVSLAGLWNGAWFLGRAGLLDGYRCAIHPEHRPALTEIAKSTQVSSEPYVIDRDRLTASSPSGAFHMALDWIKSLHGKALVEGIEDILAFEESRYRRIKPDENICVSAPLREVVKLMDANLEEPLELEQLAVYAGRSRRQLERLFKEQLGTTPQRYYLELRITEARRLLQHTELSQVEVLVACGFVSPSHFSKCYSSYFGYRPSKEKRLVK
- a CDS encoding agmatine deiminase family protein translates to MTTRRDFIKQASVVAGVSAAVMGLGLSPRTVFAAAQGRWFMPDEGDKHERAYIAFGAQDAIWEDFTEDAQEALGRIARAIARFEPVTVFCRQNERSIAEEFCGTRNITYVTAALDDIWMRDISANFVIDDRGGLGAVDFNFSGWGNKQQHSKDAKIARLVAADAQATYQRSELVGEGGGIEVDGHGTGIMTESSWINSNRNPDWSKADVEAELKERLGLRKIIWLPGIKNKDITDAHVDFYARFIKPGVVLANLDTDPESYDHKVTLAHLEILKNATDADGRKLQIHTISPPLKPRKSKFNKDNADFAAGYINYFVINGAIIAPEFGDKAADKKAFDLLSELYPDREIVQLNIDAIAAGGGGIHCVTSHQPQA